A portion of the Listeria innocua genome contains these proteins:
- a CDS encoding cation-translocating P-type ATPase codes for MISYLIKSRQGQFLAIGILFAAAGFIFGTMNSEYSRWLFYAAIFFLGFYASKNAIVETVRYKSPNVDLLMILAALGAVIFDFESEGAALLLIFAAAEVLEDYANNKSTSAISELMAQVPETAQVLKENGEVVTVPTEDLNVGERVVVSKGEQIPIDGIIDRKSIVNESALTGESVPVVKEAEDEVFAGTINEGDVFYIDVTKSSDETVFSNIIRMVEEAQSRPSRISKFIDRIESKYVISVLVIVPIFIVVMYALMDLPFEEAFYRGMVFLTVASPCALVASATPATLSAISNGAKNGILFKGGAAMEALSTMDILYTDKTGTLTYGEFKVDEYSAPDDVLKEVIYMEQQSSHPIARAIVTAFKETDLSSVDHNEPVSEIAGSGIKKGTVRVGKPSAFSTFKNYDRFKQYFQKGNTIILAAKEEEVVGYFSLSDQIRRQSADAVANFQKEGIKVTLLTGDNEEVTETVAEVVGVDDYKASMLPEDKIAYVRESQDKEEVVGMIGDGINDAPALANADIGIAMGSGSSVAMESSDVVVVKNDLSKLFYSYKLSKKLNKIILQNVIFSISVIVTLIVLNLFGVLGLPLAVLFHEGSTILVILNGLRLLGSKGPKQEERVSDPSLKSVKV; via the coding sequence ATGATCAGTTATTTAATAAAGAGTAGGCAGGGCCAGTTTTTAGCTATCGGTATTTTGTTTGCCGCAGCTGGCTTTATATTTGGAACGATGAATAGTGAGTACAGTCGCTGGCTTTTCTATGCTGCTATATTTTTCTTAGGCTTTTATGCGTCCAAAAATGCGATCGTAGAAACAGTGCGCTACAAGTCGCCCAACGTGGATCTACTTATGATCCTCGCTGCACTTGGTGCTGTGATCTTTGATTTTGAATCAGAAGGAGCAGCCTTACTACTAATTTTTGCCGCAGCTGAAGTACTAGAAGATTATGCGAACAACAAATCGACCTCAGCGATCTCGGAATTGATGGCTCAGGTACCTGAAACAGCTCAAGTCTTGAAAGAAAATGGTGAAGTGGTAACCGTTCCTACTGAAGACCTGAATGTAGGGGAAAGGGTCGTCGTTTCTAAAGGGGAACAGATCCCGATCGACGGAATCATTGACCGCAAATCGATCGTCAATGAATCAGCTCTCACTGGCGAATCGGTTCCTGTCGTGAAAGAGGCCGAAGATGAAGTGTTCGCAGGAACGATCAATGAAGGCGACGTTTTTTATATCGATGTAACCAAATCCAGCGATGAAACAGTCTTCTCCAATATCATTCGGATGGTCGAAGAAGCGCAGAGCCGTCCTTCACGCATCTCTAAATTCATTGACCGGATAGAGAGCAAGTATGTTATTTCTGTACTAGTTATCGTGCCGATTTTCATCGTTGTGATGTATGCATTGATGGATCTGCCATTCGAAGAAGCCTTTTATCGCGGTATGGTCTTTCTAACAGTCGCCAGTCCCTGTGCCTTAGTCGCTTCGGCCACGCCAGCAACGTTGAGTGCGATCAGTAATGGAGCAAAAAACGGGATTTTATTCAAAGGGGGGGCTGCAATGGAAGCTTTGAGCACGATGGATATCTTATACACAGACAAGACAGGCACGCTGACTTATGGTGAATTCAAGGTCGATGAATACAGTGCTCCCGATGATGTATTGAAAGAAGTGATCTATATGGAACAGCAGTCGAGTCATCCGATCGCTCGAGCTATCGTGACGGCGTTTAAAGAGACGGATCTGAGTTCAGTCGATCATAATGAACCTGTTAGTGAAATAGCCGGTTCCGGTATCAAGAAAGGCACAGTAAGGGTGGGAAAACCTTCAGCCTTCAGTACATTCAAAAACTACGATCGCTTCAAGCAGTACTTCCAAAAAGGCAACACGATCATTCTCGCAGCAAAAGAAGAGGAGGTCGTTGGTTACTTTTCACTCAGTGACCAGATTCGCAGACAGTCGGCAGATGCCGTGGCTAACTTCCAGAAAGAAGGCATTAAAGTCACGTTATTAACGGGTGATAACGAAGAAGTGACAGAGACGGTAGCAGAGGTCGTCGGTGTCGATGACTATAAAGCGTCCATGTTGCCGGAAGACAAGATCGCCTATGTCAGGGAGAGTCAGGATAAGGAAGAAGTGGTCGGCATGATCGGTGACGGGATCAATGATGCGCCAGCTCTGGCAAATGCAGATATCGGGATCGCGATGGGCAGCGGTTCCTCTGTGGCGATGGAATCATCCGATGTCGTTGTCGTTAAAAATGACTTGTCGAAACTGTTCTACAGTTACAAGTTGAGTAAGAAACTGAACAAAATCATTTTGCAGAATGTGATTTTCTCGATCAGCGTGATCGTGACCTTGATCGTCTTGAACCTCTTTGGCGTATTAGGACTTCCACTAGCGGTATTATTCCATGAAGGGTCAACAATACTCGTTATTCTTAATGGTCTCCGTCTACTTGGATCTAAAGGTCCGAAGCAAGAAGAGAGAGTCTCGGATCCATCTTTAAAGTCTGTAAAGGTTTAA
- a CDS encoding CadD family cadmium resistance transporter has product MIQVLIIFSQNHTKKGIVHIYGGQYLGTSFLVAVSLFAAYVLNLIPQDWIIGLLGLIPLYLGIQVALYGEEEEEEEEVVEKISSGGSSRLFWTVTLITVASGADNLGIYIPYFTSLDPIDIIFAILVFAVSVAILCYISFRLAKFSFISETLEKYERVIVPIVFIGLGIYILLENGTIQTLFSMLS; this is encoded by the coding sequence ATTATTCAGGTACTTATTATATTTTCGCAGAATCATACAAAAAAAGGCATCGTTCATATCTATGGAGGACAGTATCTGGGGACAAGCTTTCTCGTTGCCGTCAGTCTCTTCGCTGCTTATGTCCTGAATCTCATTCCTCAAGACTGGATCATTGGGCTCTTGGGACTGATACCTCTATACTTAGGTATCCAAGTCGCCCTTTACGGTGAAGAGGAAGAAGAAGAGGAGGAAGTCGTCGAAAAAATCAGTTCCGGCGGATCGAGTCGCTTGTTCTGGACCGTGACTCTCATCACTGTCGCGTCGGGCGCTGACAACTTGGGTATCTATATCCCTTACTTTACCTCACTTGATCCGATCGACATCATTTTTGCCATACTCGTCTTTGCCGTTTCCGTAGCCATACTTTGCTATATCAGCTTCCGCCTGGCTAAGTTCTCCTTCATCTCAGAAACCTTGGAGAAATACGAGCGAGTCATTGTTCCTATCGTTTTCATTGGTCTGGGTATCTACATTTTGCTAGAAAACGGTACGATACAGACACTCTTTTCAATGCTCAGCTAA
- a CDS encoding plasmid mobilization protein yields MDQKEVSQNQTKYIQFRLSEEQYNKLKISGETYGLSPNLYAKKLAQKSHLKKPYLEHDQAKSLLLELSKQGTNLNQIAKKLNQFDRMDNQDKELIEALRYTYGVLAQAQKGYKELWQQLQK; encoded by the coding sequence ATGGATCAGAAAGAAGTATCACAAAATCAAACAAAGTACATTCAATTTAGATTATCTGAAGAACAATACAATAAGCTGAAAATTTCAGGAGAAACATATGGACTCTCTCCGAATCTTTATGCGAAAAAATTAGCACAAAAATCTCATTTAAAAAAACCTTATCTCGAACATGACCAAGCGAAATCTTTATTATTAGAACTCTCAAAACAAGGAACCAATTTAAATCAAATCGCCAAGAAACTCAATCAATTCGATCGGATGGACAACCAAGATAAAGAGCTGATCGAGGCTTTACGCTATACATACGGAGTACTCGCTCAAGCTCAAAAGGGATATAAAGAGTTATGGCAACAATTGCAAAAATAA